One window from the genome of Cardiocondyla obscurior isolate alpha-2009 linkage group LG04, Cobs3.1, whole genome shotgun sequence encodes:
- the LOC139102084 gene encoding S1 RNA-binding domain-containing protein 1 isoform X1 translates to MKRNLRGKQNQVIIELSDSDDSDCNVSKKLQDEDYTLEQKKRTRKAATTKEEPPKKRARKAATIKEEPPKKRAKTDVQKKDVKSVGNKNQEEDSKTFSNKELKQEESLCNNSASLKISRGRQKDSIEPRVKKDLKIEEQLNSNFLQCTEWTDIDYVSEINGVDRRIVENVVKLFQEDNTIPFIARYRRNMTASMEPDKLRALLDSYEQAKTIKLRAATITKSIDKLGKWSPEVHTAITSAKSLADLEYIYSLYKPSSSKRLLAEKARGLGLETISNAVLQGQSIPPLISLVDEQKEGLRNEQEVKNGIVHIIADVISKDKNIFDKVTYLRKTFVIDIQTTQCKAGEDSKNTDSQKYEHYFNFKSNVHTVKPHHILAINRAESQKIISVKIVVSDAFESTFKKYCLSRYTSQQSHSGQTVHWDLLNDSIDYAFKKLIKPQMIRRVRSEMKERAEKASIEVFATNVKQLLLTPPVRGKIVLGIDPGYRHGCKLAVVSEQGDVLETAVIYPHTHTTAFKDAADVLAKLVSKYACTVIALGNATACRETELFLTKMIESRMFGTLKAMYTIVDECGASIYSCSPQAKSEFPNLDPNLVSAISIARRLQDPLAELVKIEPKHLGVGMYQHDLPETKLTKTLSEVVTEVVSFVGVDINTASHYLLQQVAGLTLSRSKSIMDWRIKNGPFRNREQLLSVKGIGSKTFEQCAGFIRILPETATTSETSSKENKKPKNDFNPLDQTWIHPESYAIANKFIKHCRCELNEIGTLEFIEKINFHARTGCGKLAAQFGVDETTMETIVKALTMQKDEDIRSKLNQPLFRNSVRCIDDLTVGTTLSGVVRNVTHFGSFVDIGVGKEGLIHITRMKKDLHIGQRVEVRVLNVELARQRIGLELIS, encoded by the exons atgaaaagaaatttgcgAGGTAAGCAGAATCAGGTAATAATCGAGTTGTCAGATTCCGATGACAGCGATTGTAATGtatctaaaaaattacaagatgAAGATTATACACtggagcaaaaaaaaagaacgaggaaaGCTGCAACAACCAAGGAAGAGCCGccgaaaaagagagcgaggaaaGCTGCAACAATCAAGGAAGAGCCGCCgaaaaagagagcgaagaCAGATGTACAGAAAAAAGATGTTAAGTCtgttggaaataaaaatcaggaAGAAGACTCAAAGACATTTAGTAACAAAGAGCTGAAGCAGGAAGAATCATTATGCAATAATTCTGCAAGTTTAAAGATATCGCGAGGAAGGCAAAAAGACTCGATCGAACCTCGTGTAAAGAAAGATTTAAAGATTGAGGAACAGTTAAATTCCAACTTTTTGCAATGCACAGAATGGACAGATATTGATTACGTAAGCGAGATTAATGGAGTGGACAGACGTATTGTAGAGAACGTAGTGAAACTTTTCCAGGAGGACAATACCATACCTTTCATTGCAAGATATAGAAGGAACATGACTGCATCCATGGAACCAGATAAGCTGAGAGCACTTTTAGATAGTTACGAGCAGGCAAAGACTATTAAGCTTCGCGCCGCGACGATCACCAAGAGCATTGATAAATTAGGAAAATGGTCACCGGAGGTTCATACCGCGATCACGTCCGCAAAATCCCTTGCCGATCTCGAGTACATTTATTCGCTGTACAAACCTTCGTCGTCGAAGAGACTTTTAGCAGAAAAAGCAAGAGGATTAGGCTTGGAAACTATCAGCAACGCTGTTTTACAGGGTCAGAGCATACCGCCGTTGATATCCTTGGTAGATGAGCAAAAGGAAGGCTTGCGAAACGAGCAGGAAGTGAAGAACGGTATAGTGCATATAATAGCGGACGTAATTAGCAAGGACAAGAATATTTTCGACAAGGTGACGTACCTTCGGAAAACGTTTGTTATAGATATACAAACCACGCAATGTAAAGCCGGAGAGGATTCGAAAAACACGGACAGCCAAAAGTACGAGCACTACTTTAATTTCAAGTCGAACGTGCATACCGTTAAGCCGCATCATATACTAGCCATTAATAGAGCCGAGTCGCAAAAAATCATTAGCGTAAAAATCGTCGTTTCCGATGCTTTCGAGagcacgtttaaaaaatattgcttgTCGCGGTACACGTCTCAACAAAGCCACAGCGGTCAGACGGTTCATTGGGATTTGCTTAACGACAGCATTGATTACGCTTTTAAAAAGTTGATTAAGCCTCAGATGATACGTCGCGTGAGGAGCgaaatgaaggaaagagcGGAAAAGGCTTCCATAGAGGTGTTCGCCACTAACGTTAAGCAGCTTCTGCTCACTCCTCCTGTGCGAGGTAAAATCGTTCTTGGCATAGATCCCGGCTATCGTCATGGATGCAAGCTTGCCGTCGTATCGGAGCAAGGTGACGTTCTCGAGACCGCTGTGATTTATCCTCACACTCATACAACAGCGTTTAAAGACGCGGCCGACGTGCTAGCAAAATTGGTGAGCAAGTACGCGTGCACCGTGATAGCTCTGGGAAACGCTACGGCGTGCAGAGAAACCGAGCTCTTCTTGACGAAGATGATAGAGTCGAGGATGTTCGGCACGCTGAAAGCGATGTACACCATCGTCGACGAATGCGGAGCCTCGATTTATAGTTGTAGCCCGCAGGCGAAATCTGAATTTCCGAATCTCGATCCGAATCTTGTTTCAGCTATCTCGATCGCGAGACGCTTACAGGACCCGTTGGCGGAGTTGGTAAAGATCGAGCCGAAACACTTGGGAGTCGGAATGTATCAGCATGATCTTCCTGAGACGAAACTTACGAAGACGCTGTCCGAA GTTGTTACGGAAGTTGTGAGTTTTGTAGGAGTTGATATCAATACAGCTTCTCACTATCTTCTACAGCAGGTAGCCGGCCTCACGCTTTCGAGATCTAAAAGTATCATGGACTGGCGAATCAAGAATGGACCGTTTAGAAATAGAGAACAGTTGTTAAGTGTAAAGGGTATCGGTAGTAAAACGTTCGAGCAGTGTGCGGGATTCATAAGAATTTTGCCGGAAACTGCAACAACGAGCGAGACTTCGTCAAAGGAAAACAAAAAGCcgaaaaatgattttaatccTTTAGATCAGACGTGGATCCATCCGGAATCGTACGCGAtagcgaataaatttataaaacactGCCGGTGCGAATTGAACGAGATTGGAACTCTGGAATTTATCGAGAAGATAAATTTTCACGCGCGAACCGGATGTGGAAAGCTGGCCGCGCAATTCGGCGTCGATGAGACTACGATGGAGACGATAGTTAAAGCTCTTACCATGCAGAAGGACGAGGATATACGATCGAAATTGAACCAGCCGTTGTTTCGTAACAGCGTGCGGTGCATCGACGATTTGACCGTCGGCACCACATTGAGCGGCGTCGTACGAAACGTCACTCATTTCGGTTCATTTGTGGACATAGGCGTTGGCAAGGAGGGACTAATTCACATTACACGTATGAAAAAGGATCTGCATATAGGACAGCGTGTGGAAGTGCGAGTACTAAACGTTGAACTGGCGCGGCAAAGAATTGGCCTCGAATTAATAAGTTAA
- the LOC139102084 gene encoding S1 RNA-binding domain-containing protein 1 isoform X2: protein MKRNLRDEDYTLEQKKRTRKAATTKEEPPKKRARKAATIKEEPPKKRAKTDVQKKDVKSVGNKNQEEDSKTFSNKELKQEESLCNNSASLKISRGRQKDSIEPRVKKDLKIEEQLNSNFLQCTEWTDIDYVSEINGVDRRIVENVVKLFQEDNTIPFIARYRRNMTASMEPDKLRALLDSYEQAKTIKLRAATITKSIDKLGKWSPEVHTAITSAKSLADLEYIYSLYKPSSSKRLLAEKARGLGLETISNAVLQGQSIPPLISLVDEQKEGLRNEQEVKNGIVHIIADVISKDKNIFDKVTYLRKTFVIDIQTTQCKAGEDSKNTDSQKYEHYFNFKSNVHTVKPHHILAINRAESQKIISVKIVVSDAFESTFKKYCLSRYTSQQSHSGQTVHWDLLNDSIDYAFKKLIKPQMIRRVRSEMKERAEKASIEVFATNVKQLLLTPPVRGKIVLGIDPGYRHGCKLAVVSEQGDVLETAVIYPHTHTTAFKDAADVLAKLVSKYACTVIALGNATACRETELFLTKMIESRMFGTLKAMYTIVDECGASIYSCSPQAKSEFPNLDPNLVSAISIARRLQDPLAELVKIEPKHLGVGMYQHDLPETKLTKTLSEVVTEVVSFVGVDINTASHYLLQQVAGLTLSRSKSIMDWRIKNGPFRNREQLLSVKGIGSKTFEQCAGFIRILPETATTSETSSKENKKPKNDFNPLDQTWIHPESYAIANKFIKHCRCELNEIGTLEFIEKINFHARTGCGKLAAQFGVDETTMETIVKALTMQKDEDIRSKLNQPLFRNSVRCIDDLTVGTTLSGVVRNVTHFGSFVDIGVGKEGLIHITRMKKDLHIGQRVEVRVLNVELARQRIGLELIS from the exons atgaaaagaaatttgcgAG atgAAGATTATACACtggagcaaaaaaaaagaacgaggaaaGCTGCAACAACCAAGGAAGAGCCGccgaaaaagagagcgaggaaaGCTGCAACAATCAAGGAAGAGCCGCCgaaaaagagagcgaagaCAGATGTACAGAAAAAAGATGTTAAGTCtgttggaaataaaaatcaggaAGAAGACTCAAAGACATTTAGTAACAAAGAGCTGAAGCAGGAAGAATCATTATGCAATAATTCTGCAAGTTTAAAGATATCGCGAGGAAGGCAAAAAGACTCGATCGAACCTCGTGTAAAGAAAGATTTAAAGATTGAGGAACAGTTAAATTCCAACTTTTTGCAATGCACAGAATGGACAGATATTGATTACGTAAGCGAGATTAATGGAGTGGACAGACGTATTGTAGAGAACGTAGTGAAACTTTTCCAGGAGGACAATACCATACCTTTCATTGCAAGATATAGAAGGAACATGACTGCATCCATGGAACCAGATAAGCTGAGAGCACTTTTAGATAGTTACGAGCAGGCAAAGACTATTAAGCTTCGCGCCGCGACGATCACCAAGAGCATTGATAAATTAGGAAAATGGTCACCGGAGGTTCATACCGCGATCACGTCCGCAAAATCCCTTGCCGATCTCGAGTACATTTATTCGCTGTACAAACCTTCGTCGTCGAAGAGACTTTTAGCAGAAAAAGCAAGAGGATTAGGCTTGGAAACTATCAGCAACGCTGTTTTACAGGGTCAGAGCATACCGCCGTTGATATCCTTGGTAGATGAGCAAAAGGAAGGCTTGCGAAACGAGCAGGAAGTGAAGAACGGTATAGTGCATATAATAGCGGACGTAATTAGCAAGGACAAGAATATTTTCGACAAGGTGACGTACCTTCGGAAAACGTTTGTTATAGATATACAAACCACGCAATGTAAAGCCGGAGAGGATTCGAAAAACACGGACAGCCAAAAGTACGAGCACTACTTTAATTTCAAGTCGAACGTGCATACCGTTAAGCCGCATCATATACTAGCCATTAATAGAGCCGAGTCGCAAAAAATCATTAGCGTAAAAATCGTCGTTTCCGATGCTTTCGAGagcacgtttaaaaaatattgcttgTCGCGGTACACGTCTCAACAAAGCCACAGCGGTCAGACGGTTCATTGGGATTTGCTTAACGACAGCATTGATTACGCTTTTAAAAAGTTGATTAAGCCTCAGATGATACGTCGCGTGAGGAGCgaaatgaaggaaagagcGGAAAAGGCTTCCATAGAGGTGTTCGCCACTAACGTTAAGCAGCTTCTGCTCACTCCTCCTGTGCGAGGTAAAATCGTTCTTGGCATAGATCCCGGCTATCGTCATGGATGCAAGCTTGCCGTCGTATCGGAGCAAGGTGACGTTCTCGAGACCGCTGTGATTTATCCTCACACTCATACAACAGCGTTTAAAGACGCGGCCGACGTGCTAGCAAAATTGGTGAGCAAGTACGCGTGCACCGTGATAGCTCTGGGAAACGCTACGGCGTGCAGAGAAACCGAGCTCTTCTTGACGAAGATGATAGAGTCGAGGATGTTCGGCACGCTGAAAGCGATGTACACCATCGTCGACGAATGCGGAGCCTCGATTTATAGTTGTAGCCCGCAGGCGAAATCTGAATTTCCGAATCTCGATCCGAATCTTGTTTCAGCTATCTCGATCGCGAGACGCTTACAGGACCCGTTGGCGGAGTTGGTAAAGATCGAGCCGAAACACTTGGGAGTCGGAATGTATCAGCATGATCTTCCTGAGACGAAACTTACGAAGACGCTGTCCGAA GTTGTTACGGAAGTTGTGAGTTTTGTAGGAGTTGATATCAATACAGCTTCTCACTATCTTCTACAGCAGGTAGCCGGCCTCACGCTTTCGAGATCTAAAAGTATCATGGACTGGCGAATCAAGAATGGACCGTTTAGAAATAGAGAACAGTTGTTAAGTGTAAAGGGTATCGGTAGTAAAACGTTCGAGCAGTGTGCGGGATTCATAAGAATTTTGCCGGAAACTGCAACAACGAGCGAGACTTCGTCAAAGGAAAACAAAAAGCcgaaaaatgattttaatccTTTAGATCAGACGTGGATCCATCCGGAATCGTACGCGAtagcgaataaatttataaaacactGCCGGTGCGAATTGAACGAGATTGGAACTCTGGAATTTATCGAGAAGATAAATTTTCACGCGCGAACCGGATGTGGAAAGCTGGCCGCGCAATTCGGCGTCGATGAGACTACGATGGAGACGATAGTTAAAGCTCTTACCATGCAGAAGGACGAGGATATACGATCGAAATTGAACCAGCCGTTGTTTCGTAACAGCGTGCGGTGCATCGACGATTTGACCGTCGGCACCACATTGAGCGGCGTCGTACGAAACGTCACTCATTTCGGTTCATTTGTGGACATAGGCGTTGGCAAGGAGGGACTAATTCACATTACACGTATGAAAAAGGATCTGCATATAGGACAGCGTGTGGAAGTGCGAGTACTAAACGTTGAACTGGCGCGGCAAAGAATTGGCCTCGAATTAATAAGTTAA
- the Ari-2 gene encoding potential E3 ubiquitin-protein ligase ariadne-2, giving the protein MSSENDSEMDCSDSDCGDPGYEDYYNIQPWGGEVDNDVDPEQNRRDPEYAVYDCLRVEEVERLLNESVEFLSNSLQVTPSLAKVLLHAYNWSIQDIVTKYRTNASSLLINSKIKPTPEQVPGTKNQRGGLCLVCVTICPADRFFTLTCGHSFCKDCWCMHFEVQITQGISTGISCMAQECDVLAPEDFVLSLLTKPNMRERYQQFAFCDYVKSHPQLRFCPGPNCQIVLRSKEQRAKRVMCSSCKTIFCFRCGMDYHAPTDCSTIKKWLTKCADDSETANYISAHTKDCPKCHICIEKNGGCNHMQCYNCKHDFCWMCLGDWKAHGSEYYECSRYKENPNIAHESVHAQAREALKKYLHYYERWENHSKSLKLEEQTLEGIKMRINNKVMNASGTWIDWQHLYEAASLLARCRYTLQYTYPYAYYMESGPRKELFEYQQAQLEAEIENLSWKIERAETTDRGDLENQMDIAEKRRVTLLKDFLEV; this is encoded by the exons ATGTCCAGCGAGAATGACAGCGAGATGGATTGCTCGGACTCCGACTGCGGGGATCCAGGCTACGAGGACTACTACAACATCCAGCCTTGGGGAGGTGAAGTAGATAACGACGTGGACCCAGAGCAGAACAGGAGAGATCCGGAGTACGCGGTGTACGATTGCTTAAGAGTCGAGGAGGTGGAGCGGCTCCTGAACGAGAGCGtagaatttttaagtaatagCCTTCAGGTCACGCCATCCTTAGCCAAAGTATTGCTGCACGCATACAATTGGTCGATACAGGATATCGTCACAAAATACCGTACCAATGCTTCCAGTTTATTGATTAATTCAAAGATTAAGCCCACCCCGGAACAAGTGCCAGGAACGAAGAACCAACGGGGCGGCTTGTGTTTGGTTTGCGTTACGATTTGTCCTGCAGACAGATTTTTTACGCTCACGTGCGGGCACTCGTTTTGCAAAGACTGTTGGTGTATGCATTTTGAAGTACAAATAACTCAAGGTATATCTACTG gtataaGCTGCATGGCACAAGAATGCGATGTCCTAGCTCCAGAGGACTTTGTTCTTTCCCTACTTACTAAGCCTAACATGAGAGAAAGGTATCAACAATTTGCCTTCTGTGATTACGTTAAATCTCATCCGCAATTACGATTCTGTCCCGGTCCAAATTGCCAAATAGTTTTGCGCTCGAAGGAACAACGAGCAAAAAGAGTCATGTGTTCATCGTGTAAAACTATATTCTG CTTCCGATGTGGCATGGATTACCATGCACCTACTGATTGCAGTACAATTAAGAAGTGGTTGACGAAATGCGCCGATGATTCCGAAACGGCGAATTACATTAGTGCTCATACCAAAGAT TGTCCAAAATGTCATATCTGCATAGAGAAGAATGGTGGATGCAACCACATGCAATGTTACAATTGTAAGCACGACTTTTGCTGGATGTGCCTTGGGGATTGGAAAGCACATGGTAGCGAGTACTATGAATGTTCCCGTTACAAGGAAAATCCGAATATCGCGCACGAGAGCGTTCACGCACAAGCGAGAGAAGCTCTTAAAAAGTACCTTCACTATTACGAGCGA TGGGAGAATCATAGCAAGTCGTTAAAGTTGGAAGAACAAACGTTAGAAGGAATTAAAATGagaattaacaataaagtAATGAATGCAAGCGGTACGTGGATCGATTGGCAGCATTTATATGAAGCTGCGTCACTTTTAGCGCGATGTCGTTATACCTTACAGTACACGTATCCTTATGCTTACTACATGGAATCTGGACCGCGTAAAGAATTG TTCGAGTACCAACAAGCTCAATTAGAAGCGGAAATAGAGAACCTTTCGTGGAAAATAGAACGAGCAGAAACAACAGATCGAGGAGATCTAGAGAATCAAATGGATATTGCGGAAAAGCGTCGCGTTACTTTATTGAAAGATTTCCTCGAAGTGTAA